A genomic segment from Neobacillus sp. YX16 encodes:
- the fdnG gene encoding formate dehydrogenase-N subunit alpha codes for MNLNRRQFLKLSGATAATLAVVELGFNEKKAYASTKEFKIAKSTVTPTICCFCGVGCGILVHTKDNTVVYTEGDPDNPINEGKLCSKGTTIRQLYTSEKRIKKPLYRAPGSNKWEEKDWEWMYETIAKRTKETRDKTFVVSEDGMTVNKTEAIASLGGAALDNEETYLLSKMMRGLGVTYLEHQARIUHSSTVAGLAPSFGRGAMTNSWNDVQYTDCALIMGANPAENHPISFRWLTKAKENGGKIVSVDPRYTRTSSMSDIYAPLRSGTDIPFIGGMIKYALENNLYHKEYVAKYTNASFIVSPSYKFEDGLFSGYNEDKRAYDKTQWAFEKDAEGKLVKDFTLEHPRSVFQLMKKHYSRYDVDTVVKITGTPKADLLKVYEAFCATGQVGKAGTIMYAMGTTQHTVGTQNVRAFAMIQLLLGNVGLPGGGVNAMRGESNVQGSTDFGLLYGNLTGYLNAPTSKVPENATLAGHMEKETPKTGYWSNKRKFIVSLLKAWYGPNATAANEFGYQYLPKGNKNYSHINLFKAMYDGTLEGAFLFGTNPVVGGPNAGKEKEALSNLKWLVAVDLWETETSAFWQEEAGSNPSKINTEVFLLPACSSYEKEGSISNSARWMQYRWQAIKPLGESKADLEIIHELATRIKGLYKNEAGPAAAPINALYWNYGEGHHPDIDLVCKEINGYDVNTGKLIAGFGNLKDDGSTCSGNWIYCGFYPEEGKNRAKNRDKKDTGMSLYLNWSYAWPMNRRILYNRASCDPNGVPYNKEKAVVWYDAVQGKWTGVDVPDFVATRRPGDAGFEDPFIMMNDGVGGVYAPTLNDGPFPEHYEPFESPVKNPFSSQEINPAIQLFDGKFNERGFKADFPIVATTYRVSEHWQSGTMTRNQAWLSELVPHMYIEMSEELAKEKGIKNKDKVIVSSARGEVKAYAMVTKRFKPHKIGGKDVHQIGMPWHFGYKGIATGETANRLTPHIGDANTTIPEYKAFLCNVRRAD; via the coding sequence ATCAACTTAAACCGCCGGCAATTCTTAAAGTTGTCTGGTGCTACTGCAGCCACTCTAGCAGTAGTTGAACTAGGCTTTAATGAGAAAAAAGCATATGCCAGCACAAAAGAATTCAAAATTGCCAAATCAACTGTTACACCAACTATTTGCTGCTTTTGCGGCGTTGGCTGTGGGATTTTAGTCCATACAAAGGACAACACTGTGGTTTATACGGAAGGGGATCCGGATAACCCAATTAACGAAGGTAAGCTATGCAGTAAAGGAACAACAATTAGACAGTTATATACTTCTGAAAAACGTATTAAGAAACCGCTTTATCGTGCACCAGGCAGTAATAAATGGGAAGAAAAGGATTGGGAATGGATGTATGAAACCATTGCCAAGCGTACAAAAGAAACTCGTGATAAAACTTTTGTTGTAAGTGAAGATGGCATGACAGTGAATAAGACCGAGGCAATTGCAAGCCTTGGCGGAGCAGCTCTTGATAATGAAGAGACGTACCTGCTTTCTAAAATGATGAGAGGGCTTGGTGTCACCTATTTAGAGCACCAGGCACGAATATGACATAGTTCTACGGTTGCCGGTCTGGCACCTTCATTTGGTCGTGGAGCAATGACTAACAGTTGGAATGATGTGCAGTATACCGATTGTGCGTTGATTATGGGAGCAAATCCAGCTGAGAACCATCCAATTAGCTTTAGGTGGTTAACAAAAGCAAAAGAGAATGGCGGAAAAATAGTAAGCGTTGACCCTCGTTACACAAGAACATCGTCAATGTCTGATATTTATGCCCCTTTACGCTCTGGAACAGATATTCCGTTTATCGGCGGGATGATCAAATATGCGCTAGAAAATAATCTTTACCACAAAGAGTATGTTGCTAAATATACAAACGCTAGCTTTATTGTAAGTCCAAGCTATAAATTTGAAGACGGCTTATTCTCTGGATATAACGAAGATAAGCGTGCTTATGATAAAACACAATGGGCATTTGAAAAAGATGCCGAAGGAAAACTTGTTAAAGACTTCACATTAGAACACCCAAGATCCGTTTTCCAACTAATGAAAAAACATTACTCTCGCTATGATGTTGACACAGTTGTAAAAATCACTGGAACACCAAAAGCCGACCTATTAAAGGTATATGAAGCTTTCTGTGCAACGGGTCAAGTCGGTAAAGCAGGAACCATCATGTATGCAATGGGAACAACCCAGCATACAGTTGGAACACAAAACGTTCGTGCGTTTGCCATGATTCAACTTCTACTTGGTAACGTTGGTTTACCAGGCGGCGGGGTTAACGCAATGCGTGGTGAGTCTAACGTACAAGGCTCAACTGACTTTGGATTATTATATGGTAACTTAACAGGCTACTTAAATGCACCAACATCTAAGGTTCCAGAGAATGCAACACTCGCTGGCCACATGGAAAAAGAAACACCAAAAACAGGTTATTGGAGTAACAAGCGTAAGTTCATTGTCAGCTTATTAAAAGCTTGGTATGGACCGAATGCAACAGCAGCAAATGAATTTGGCTATCAATACCTGCCAAAAGGCAATAAAAACTACTCACACATTAACTTATTTAAGGCTATGTATGACGGCACGCTAGAAGGTGCATTCCTTTTCGGAACAAACCCAGTAGTCGGCGGACCGAATGCAGGAAAAGAAAAAGAAGCACTTTCCAATTTAAAATGGTTAGTAGCTGTTGACCTTTGGGAAACAGAAACTTCTGCCTTCTGGCAAGAAGAGGCTGGCAGTAACCCATCTAAGATCAACACAGAGGTATTCCTTCTTCCAGCATGTTCTTCCTATGAAAAAGAAGGAAGTATATCTAACAGTGCCCGCTGGATGCAGTACCGCTGGCAGGCAATTAAGCCGCTTGGTGAATCAAAAGCAGACTTAGAGATTATCCATGAGCTTGCTACTAGAATCAAAGGTTTATATAAAAATGAAGCAGGTCCAGCCGCAGCTCCAATTAATGCTCTTTATTGGAACTATGGTGAAGGTCATCACCCAGATATCGACCTTGTTTGTAAGGAGATCAACGGGTATGACGTGAATACAGGCAAGCTAATTGCCGGCTTTGGAAATCTAAAGGATGATGGTTCAACATGTTCAGGTAACTGGATTTATTGCGGATTCTACCCTGAAGAAGGCAAGAACCGTGCGAAAAACCGCGATAAGAAAGATACCGGAATGAGTTTATATCTAAACTGGTCGTATGCTTGGCCGATGAATCGCCGTATTCTTTATAATCGCGCTTCATGTGATCCAAACGGTGTTCCATACAATAAGGAAAAAGCGGTTGTATGGTATGACGCAGTACAAGGTAAATGGACAGGAGTGGACGTTCCGGACTTTGTTGCAACAAGGAGGCCTGGTGACGCTGGCTTTGAGGATCCATTTATCATGATGAATGATGGTGTAGGTGGAGTTTATGCACCAACATTAAACGATGGTCCGTTCCCTGAACACTATGAGCCGTTTGAAAGCCCGGTTAAGAATCCATTTTCAAGCCAGGAAATTAACCCTGCTATTCAATTATTTGATGGCAAATTTAATGAGCGCGGCTTCAAGGCAGATTTCCCAATTGTGGCAACCACTTACCGAGTAAGTGAGCACTGGCAATCTGGTACGATGACACGTAACCAAGCATGGTTATCAGAGCTTGTACCTCATATGTATATTGAAATGAGCGAAGAGCTAGCAAAAGAAAAGGGCATTAAAAATAAAGATAAAGTCATTGTCAGCTCTGCACGAGGCGAGGTCAAAGCTTATGCAATGGTAACAAAGCGCTTCAAGCCTCATAAGATCGGTGGCAAAGATGTTCATCAAATCGGAATGCCGTGGCATTTTGGTTATAAAGGTATCGCAACTGGGGAGACAGCTAATCGCCTGACGCCTCATATCGGGGATGCGAATACAACTATTCCTGAATATAAGGCATTCCTCTGTAACGTAAGGAGGGCTGACTAA
- a CDS encoding cytochrome C yields MNKAIISFVVSIVIGFGLGYLVFGVIMGDSDKEPQVAQTEQIDEASETEGNKEEAKEETATVDANNILNSKGCLGCHAVDSLGLAGGATGPDLSKAFTDVEGKHGKSIDEFLKEPTSAVMSSVIGGSPLTDEERTQVLDMLKQASEK; encoded by the coding sequence ATGAATAAGGCAATAATCAGCTTTGTCGTTAGCATCGTAATTGGTTTTGGTCTTGGATACTTGGTGTTTGGCGTTATTATGGGAGATTCCGATAAAGAGCCTCAAGTCGCTCAAACAGAACAAATAGACGAAGCAAGTGAAACTGAAGGCAACAAGGAAGAAGCAAAAGAGGAAACAGCAACGGTGGATGCCAATAACATCCTTAATAGTAAAGGCTGTCTCGGCTGTCACGCAGTTGATTCTCTTGGATTAGCAGGCGGGGCAACGGGTCCAGACCTTTCAAAAGCCTTCACAGATGTTGAAGGTAAGCATGGAAAATCAATCGATGAATTCTTAAAAGAACCAACTTCCGCGGTTATGTCGAGCGTTATTGGCGGCAGCCCGCTAACAGATGAAGAACGCACGCAAGTGTTAGATATGTTGAAGCAAGCTTCAGAAAAATAA
- a CDS encoding Crp/Fnr family transcriptional regulator, giving the protein MNPIHALQEQPFGRVRELKIEDFLRKIVIFKDLSAKSIHLIAKRIQTLTIKKGVQVICEDEVGKGVFFIHSGAVKLTKQDENGNEIIVCMKQKGDVFAEACLFSKTSQLYPATATMLQDGQLFFLDKMELEKGLHEYPDLAVQMIEYMSDALREMTSTLRDVALLDVYAKTVKALERLGNKFNTSTSRWNIEIPLTIQEFATVVGTSRESVSRVFSKLKKEGIIDMKSRKIIILDMCKLCTLINPAY; this is encoded by the coding sequence ATGAACCCCATACATGCTTTACAGGAACAGCCATTTGGCAGAGTAAGAGAATTGAAAATCGAGGACTTTTTACGGAAAATAGTCATTTTTAAGGATTTATCGGCAAAATCCATTCACCTTATCGCCAAACGGATTCAAACATTAACCATTAAAAAAGGAGTACAGGTTATTTGTGAAGATGAAGTGGGCAAAGGGGTATTTTTTATACATTCCGGAGCGGTAAAGCTAACAAAGCAGGATGAGAACGGTAATGAAATCATTGTTTGTATGAAGCAAAAGGGTGATGTGTTTGCGGAGGCTTGTTTATTCTCAAAAACCTCACAGCTCTATCCGGCGACGGCCACTATGCTCCAAGATGGTCAGCTTTTCTTTTTAGATAAAATGGAATTAGAGAAGGGTCTTCATGAATATCCCGATCTTGCGGTTCAAATGATCGAATACATGAGCGATGCTCTCCGTGAAATGACTTCCACCTTAAGAGACGTTGCCTTGTTGGATGTTTATGCGAAGACAGTAAAGGCGTTAGAGCGGTTAGGGAATAAATTTAATACATCCACCTCGAGATGGAATATTGAAATCCCCTTGACGATTCAAGAGTTTGCTACGGTAGTGGGGACATCACGGGAAAGCGTAAGCCGTGTATTTTCGAAGTTGAAAAAAGAAGGAATCATTGATATGAAATCAAGGAAAATCATCATCCTTGATATGTGCAAGCTGTGCACCTTAATCAATCCAGCCTATTAA
- a CDS encoding YojF family protein has translation MEPIKNHLQVQEVINSFANQDVYIHLETTNGAYASHHDQTFFSAGAYIRNALVRYEHGKITGTDPYRVGLKINLGWIYAEGLTHFEVDEENRLLLAGHDNKGKLAVALEISPTPFE, from the coding sequence ATGGAACCGATTAAGAATCATCTTCAGGTTCAAGAAGTGATTAACAGCTTCGCGAATCAGGATGTTTATATTCACCTGGAAACAACGAATGGTGCCTATGCATCCCACCATGATCAAACCTTCTTTTCAGCAGGCGCCTATATTCGAAATGCACTGGTCCGTTATGAACATGGGAAAATCACTGGAACTGACCCTTATCGTGTCGGATTAAAAATTAACCTTGGCTGGATTTATGCGGAAGGTCTCACTCATTTTGAAGTCGATGAGGAAAACCGCCTGCTGTTAGCAGGCCATGATAACAAAGGGAAACTCGCGGTTGCCCTAGAAATAAGCCCTACACCGTTTGAGTAA
- the nosZ gene encoding Sec-dependent nitrous-oxide reductase produces the protein MKKWIPIASGLLAGFVAATISFADFSNSTNNQVASSTTKSDAEKVYVPFGEKDDYYLFASGGHSGQMFIYGVPSMRHIRTVPVFSPDSATGYGFDEHSKKLLGDYTWGDLHHPAFSETNGDYDGKYMFATDVGNSRAAAMDLETFTVKDIINVPNTSGPHCAAFVTQNTEYMFLPTRFAVPIGSEYKSLDDYSDQYRGVMSAVTFDQNKDKLNIAYQVALPPWSYDLSDAGKKSSADWAVMTTYNTEEATTNLEINASQADRDFIVLFNWKELVKMVADGQYDEVTGQKMIFPEKHKGGIYLVPVAKSPHGVDVTPDGKHFIASGKLAPSMTVFSFEKAFEAIEKQDFAGERNGIPIINYDSIMEREVNPENALGPLHTQFDDKGMAYTTMFISSEIVKWDPKTGETLDRVPVQYSPGHSVAAEGDTVAPDGKWLIALNKIAKDSYLSVGPSHPESMQLIDISGKMKVIQSSPVNPEPHYAQIIKADKIKTIEVYPKDENNKLATYKQDQARIERNGNEVHVYGIAMRSKFIFDAKAKRPDVIEVNQGDKVFIHLTNTDFDEDITHGFAINSYNLNIEVQPGQTNTIEFTADKAGTFPLYCTNFCSALHQEMTGYFLVKPNK, from the coding sequence ATGAAGAAATGGATTCCTATCGCATCAGGTTTACTAGCAGGCTTTGTAGCAGCAACGATTTCCTTTGCTGACTTTTCAAATAGTACAAACAATCAAGTAGCTTCTAGTACTACCAAAAGCGATGCTGAAAAAGTTTATGTACCATTCGGCGAAAAAGATGATTACTACCTATTCGCATCAGGCGGCCACTCCGGTCAAATGTTTATCTATGGTGTTCCATCTATGCGTCATATTCGGACTGTACCAGTATTCTCACCAGACTCTGCAACAGGATATGGGTTTGACGAGCATTCTAAAAAGTTATTAGGCGACTACACATGGGGAGATCTTCATCACCCAGCATTCTCAGAAACGAATGGTGACTATGACGGTAAATATATGTTTGCAACGGATGTCGGAAACAGCCGTGCAGCTGCAATGGATTTAGAAACCTTTACCGTAAAAGACATTATTAATGTTCCGAATACTAGCGGCCCGCACTGTGCGGCCTTCGTTACGCAGAATACAGAGTATATGTTCCTGCCAACACGTTTCGCTGTGCCAATCGGCTCTGAATACAAGTCATTAGACGATTACAGCGACCAATACCGTGGTGTAATGTCTGCCGTAACGTTTGATCAAAACAAAGATAAGCTCAATATTGCCTACCAGGTTGCTCTTCCACCATGGTCCTATGATTTATCGGACGCTGGTAAGAAATCCTCTGCGGATTGGGCAGTCATGACAACTTACAATACAGAAGAAGCAACAACAAATCTTGAAATTAACGCTTCACAGGCTGACCGTGACTTCATTGTTCTTTTTAACTGGAAAGAGCTTGTGAAAATGGTTGCAGACGGACAGTATGATGAAGTTACTGGTCAAAAAATGATTTTCCCTGAAAAGCATAAAGGCGGTATCTACCTTGTTCCTGTTGCGAAATCACCACATGGTGTGGACGTTACGCCTGATGGAAAACACTTTATCGCTTCTGGAAAGCTAGCACCATCGATGACAGTATTCTCTTTTGAAAAAGCATTTGAAGCGATTGAAAAGCAAGATTTCGCTGGCGAGCGCAACGGTATTCCAATTATCAACTATGATTCTATTATGGAGAGAGAAGTTAACCCTGAAAACGCACTTGGACCGCTTCACACTCAATTTGATGACAAAGGAATGGCTTACACAACAATGTTCATTTCTTCTGAAATCGTGAAATGGGATCCAAAAACAGGCGAAACGTTAGATCGTGTACCTGTACAATATTCACCTGGACACTCTGTAGCAGCTGAAGGTGATACAGTTGCACCTGATGGAAAATGGCTGATTGCTCTTAACAAAATTGCCAAAGACAGCTATTTATCTGTAGGACCTTCACATCCTGAGTCCATGCAGTTAATCGATATCAGCGGCAAAATGAAGGTGATTCAATCTTCACCGGTTAACCCTGAACCACACTACGCGCAAATCATTAAGGCAGATAAGATTAAAACAATTGAAGTATATCCGAAGGATGAAAACAATAAGCTTGCGACGTATAAGCAGGATCAGGCTAGAATCGAACGTAATGGAAACGAAGTTCATGTCTATGGTATTGCTATGCGTTCGAAGTTTATCTTTGATGCAAAAGCAAAACGTCCTGATGTGATTGAAGTCAATCAAGGAGACAAGGTGTTTATCCACTTAACGAATACTGATTTTGATGAGGATATTACCCACGGATTTGCCATCAACAGCTATAACTTAAACATTGAAGTTCAGCCTGGCCAAACGAATACAATCGAATTTACTGCAGATAAAGCTGGAACGTTCCCGCTTTACTGTACTAACTTCTGTTCAGCACTACACCAAGAAATGACCGGCTACTTCCTTGTAAAGCCTAATAAGTAA
- the fdhD gene encoding formate dehydrogenase accessory sulfurtransferase FdhD, whose amino-acid sequence MYRKGCPDEYPITLILNGYEIAVFQLTKHDLEDWAYGYLFSEGFIQEASEIESITINEEMGSINVSLLNGFNEEELFTKKKHYTAGCGRGVTFFSMTDVKNFQKVATEYRYKLSYLLKRQSEFARNSPFYLETGGMHGACIVDKEGNITVREDIGRHNAVDKIIGHTLRMGLQPERLVLLTTGRVSYEMLSKAAKFGFPVIGSRTAATKQAVQLAKYLNIEVIGYLRGKMANIYTSTGRVENDLVEIPAVEMH is encoded by the coding sequence ATGTACCGCAAAGGATGTCCTGATGAATATCCGATTACCCTGATTTTAAATGGGTATGAGATTGCCGTATTTCAGCTAACTAAACATGATTTAGAGGATTGGGCCTATGGTTATTTGTTTTCTGAAGGATTTATTCAGGAAGCGAGTGAGATTGAATCCATTACCATTAATGAGGAGATGGGAAGCATCAACGTCTCACTTCTGAATGGATTTAATGAAGAAGAGTTATTTACGAAAAAGAAACACTATACGGCTGGGTGCGGACGCGGAGTCACATTTTTCTCGATGACAGACGTGAAAAATTTTCAAAAAGTAGCTACTGAATATAGATATAAATTGAGTTATTTATTAAAAAGACAGAGTGAATTTGCTCGGAATTCACCGTTTTACTTGGAAACTGGCGGCATGCATGGAGCCTGTATTGTAGATAAAGAAGGCAATATCACCGTCCGTGAAGATATTGGGCGGCATAATGCCGTCGATAAGATCATTGGCCACACACTACGAATGGGTTTACAGCCTGAACGGTTAGTTTTATTAACAACCGGCAGGGTTTCATATGAAATGCTTTCCAAAGCAGCGAAATTCGGCTTTCCTGTTATTGGTTCACGAACAGCAGCTACCAAGCAGGCCGTTCAATTGGCTAAATATTTAAATATAGAGGTTATTGGCTATTTACGAGGGAAAATGGCTAATATTTACACCTCAACAGGCCGAGTTGAAAATGATTTAGTGGAAATACCCGCTGTAGAGATGCATTGA
- a CDS encoding 4Fe-4S dicluster domain-containing protein: MAAEYVKFVDVTKCDGCRACMVACKNWNDLPAEPQDFLGSAQSHAKTTADTWNVLQYIEHEDSKGNLDYLFRHSACFHCTDAACEKVCPENAISYTDFGTVVIDHEKCVGCGYCVNNCPFEVISLKEYVDKNGDKYRKANKCTMCTDRLEEGLQPACVTTCHTGAMEFGGKAAMIKKAEDRVKQIKDRYPNAMVYNPQGVGGTHTVYVLAEKPSVYGLPENPKVPTSAVIWKDYAQPIGKMMIGATTMAVVGAFITNTIISKKKNGKNEDGGEHHE, translated from the coding sequence ATGGCTGCTGAATATGTGAAATTTGTTGATGTGACCAAGTGTGACGGCTGTCGCGCCTGTATGGTTGCCTGTAAAAACTGGAATGACCTTCCAGCAGAACCACAGGACTTCTTAGGGAGCGCTCAGTCACATGCTAAGACAACGGCAGATACTTGGAATGTACTGCAATATATCGAGCATGAAGATTCAAAAGGCAATCTTGACTACCTTTTCCGCCACTCTGCATGCTTCCACTGTACAGATGCTGCCTGTGAAAAGGTTTGCCCGGAAAATGCAATTAGCTACACGGATTTTGGTACTGTTGTCATTGATCATGAGAAATGTGTAGGCTGTGGATATTGCGTAAATAACTGTCCATTTGAAGTTATTTCCCTTAAGGAATACGTTGATAAAAATGGTGACAAATATCGTAAAGCAAATAAATGTACAATGTGTACAGACCGTCTTGAAGAAGGCTTGCAGCCTGCCTGTGTAACTACTTGTCATACAGGGGCTATGGAATTCGGCGGCAAAGCTGCGATGATCAAGAAAGCAGAAGATCGTGTGAAACAAATTAAAGATCGTTATCCAAATGCAATGGTCTACAATCCACAAGGTGTCGGCGGAACGCATACGGTTTATGTATTAGCAGAAAAGCCATCTGTATATGGTTTACCTGAAAATCCTAAAGTTCCAACTTCCGCTGTGATTTGGAAGGACTATGCACAGCCAATTGGTAAAATGATGATTGGTGCAACCACGATGGCGGTTGTCGGTGCTTTTATTACCAATACAATTATTAGTAAGAAAAAGAATGGTAAAAACGAAGACGGAGGTGAGCACCATGAGTAA
- the pdxK gene encoding pyridoxine/pyridoxal/pyridoxamine kinase, with protein sequence MTIKKVMTIAGSDTSGGAGIQADIKTFQELGVYGMTALTTIVTMDPKDWHHSVFPISVETLKPQIDTVLSVGINAMKTGMLGTVEIIELVAKVIDEHKLETVVIDPVMVCKGEDEVLNPETTDAMRELLLPRALVVTPNLFEAGQLAQMGPVKTLEQMKEAAVKIHDLGAKYVVIKGGSKLLTEEKSIDLLYDGKDFTIFESDKIETNFTHGAGCTFSSAITAELAKGSSVVEAVEVAKDFISAAISQGFRLNEFVGPTWHGAYRGAKTEYCTDC encoded by the coding sequence ATGACAATTAAAAAGGTTATGACGATCGCGGGTTCGGACACAAGCGGGGGTGCAGGAATTCAAGCTGATATCAAAACATTCCAAGAACTAGGTGTGTATGGAATGACAGCACTGACTACCATCGTTACGATGGATCCTAAGGATTGGCACCACAGTGTATTTCCAATCTCCGTTGAGACTCTAAAACCACAAATTGATACCGTCCTGTCTGTAGGAATTAACGCAATGAAAACAGGTATGCTTGGTACGGTTGAAATTATTGAATTAGTAGCAAAGGTGATCGATGAACATAAATTAGAAACAGTCGTCATTGACCCTGTTATGGTGTGTAAGGGCGAGGATGAGGTCTTAAATCCTGAAACCACTGATGCTATGCGCGAATTGTTACTGCCACGAGCTTTAGTTGTGACACCTAACCTTTTCGAGGCCGGCCAATTAGCTCAAATGGGACCCGTTAAAACCTTAGAGCAGATGAAGGAAGCAGCTGTAAAGATTCACGATTTAGGTGCGAAGTATGTTGTCATTAAAGGCGGCAGCAAGCTTTTAACAGAGGAAAAATCAATTGACCTTCTATACGATGGTAAAGACTTCACTATTTTTGAATCAGATAAAATCGAAACGAACTTCACCCATGGTGCTGGCTGTACCTTCTCATCTGCGATTACTGCAGAGCTGGCAAAGGGCAGTTCCGTTGTTGAAGCAGTTGAAGTTGCAAAAGACTTCATTTCAGCAGCTATCAGCCAAGGCTTCCGCTTAAATGAATTTGTCGGGCCTACTTGGCATGGTGCCTACCGCGGTGCAAAAACTGAATACTGCACAGATTGTTAA
- the bshB2 gene encoding bacillithiol biosynthesis deacetylase BshB2 — MEKERHLLVVFPHPDDEAFGVSGTIATHVQNGTPVTYACLTLGEMGRNMGNPPFTNRENLPKIRKEELKAAAAALGIQDLRMLGYRDKTVEFEDDEELANAMLALINDVNPSLVITFYPGYSVHPDHDATGAAVVRAIEKIPAAQRPKLHCVAFSNNCVEELGEADLINNITAVADKKLAAIQAHRSQTEQMFGDVTEKLKNQDPQMMVWINNERFWTYKFE; from the coding sequence ATGGAAAAAGAACGTCATCTATTAGTCGTCTTTCCACATCCGGACGACGAAGCTTTTGGAGTATCTGGAACCATTGCCACTCATGTACAAAATGGTACTCCTGTCACTTACGCATGTTTAACCTTGGGTGAAATGGGACGTAACATGGGGAATCCCCCTTTTACCAACCGAGAAAATCTCCCGAAAATTAGAAAAGAGGAGCTTAAAGCTGCCGCCGCAGCCTTAGGTATTCAGGATTTACGAATGCTGGGGTACCGTGATAAAACGGTTGAGTTTGAAGACGATGAGGAACTGGCAAATGCGATGCTGGCATTAATTAATGACGTAAATCCATCGCTTGTCATTACTTTTTATCCAGGCTATTCCGTTCACCCTGACCATGACGCTACTGGTGCGGCGGTGGTAAGGGCAATCGAAAAGATTCCTGCTGCACAAAGACCAAAGCTGCACTGCGTTGCTTTTTCAAATAATTGCGTCGAGGAGCTCGGTGAGGCCGACCTTATCAATAACATCACTGCTGTTGCAGATAAAAAACTGGCTGCCATTCAAGCCCATCGTTCCCAAACGGAGCAAATGTTTGGAGACGTGACCGAGAAATTGAAAAATCAAGACCCGCAAATGATGGTCTGGATCAACAACGAACGATTCTGGACTTACAAATTTGAATAA
- a CDS encoding cytochrome b/b6 domain-containing protein: MSKPQNSTVKVKRFSKAFVWAHAVNAISFIALYITALPMYTEFFDWLYPVLGGPEGARLLHRIFAVAFITPTFIWVIFDFKGFKLWMKELVTWKKRDLEFFTEFVKELFGFNFKHVKQTFFNAGEKINSIIQIFTAILIIGSGLPMWFPQFFPRAVVQWGYLLHNVGFGLAIAVVVGHIYLSVIHKNSKPGYTGVITGEVPAWWAKEHYTEWYEEEVKKGNFPKLDDPHKPTSPDKKKKKGA, from the coding sequence ATGAGTAAACCTCAAAATTCGACTGTAAAGGTGAAACGTTTTTCAAAGGCATTTGTTTGGGCGCATGCTGTTAACGCGATTTCATTTATTGCTCTCTATATCACAGCCTTGCCAATGTACACAGAGTTTTTTGACTGGTTATACCCGGTGCTTGGCGGACCAGAAGGTGCACGTCTACTTCACAGAATTTTCGCCGTGGCGTTTATTACACCAACGTTTATCTGGGTAATTTTTGACTTCAAGGGCTTCAAGCTTTGGATGAAAGAACTTGTTACCTGGAAGAAACGTGACCTAGAGTTCTTTACAGAGTTTGTTAAGGAGCTATTTGGTTTCAATTTTAAGCACGTAAAGCAAACATTCTTTAACGCTGGTGAAAAGATTAACTCAATCATTCAAATTTTCACAGCAATCTTAATCATTGGTTCTGGCTTACCAATGTGGTTCCCGCAATTCTTCCCAAGAGCGGTTGTTCAGTGGGGATATTTATTGCACAACGTAGGCTTTGGTCTTGCGATTGCGGTAGTGGTCGGACACATCTATCTATCTGTTATACACAAAAATTCTAAACCCGGATATACCGGTGTTATTACAGGTGAAGTGCCTGCATGGTGGGCAAAGGAACACTATACAGAATGGTATGAGGAAGAGGTTAAAAAAGGCAACTTCCCTAAACTAGACGACCCGCATAAACCAACCAGCCCTGACAAGAAAAAGAAAAAAGGCGCTTGA